In Balaenoptera acutorostrata chromosome 19, mBalAcu1.1, whole genome shotgun sequence, the following proteins share a genomic window:
- the LOC103011373 gene encoding free fatty acid receptor 2 encodes MPNLENSLILSAYIIIFLTGLPANLLALRAFVGRVRQPNPAPIHILLLSLTLADLLLLLLLPFKMTEAASDFLWYLPELVCALTGFGFYSSIYCSTWLLAGISIERYLGVAFPVKYKLSRRPVYGVIAALISWIVSFGHCTLVIIIQYSNSTQRATNESSITCYENFTAEQLKVVLPMRLELFLVLFFIPMVVTVFCYWRFVWIMLTQPHVQAQRRRRAVGLAVVTLLNFLVCFGPYNISHLVGFHMKASPRWRAEAVVLSSLNASLDPLLFYFSSSVVRRAFGKGLQALRHQGSSLLGRRGKETAEVANVDRGVSQAEGAPSSDFTTD; translated from the coding sequence ATGCCCAACTTGGAAAACTCCTTGATCCTCTCAGCCTACATCATCATCTtcctcactggtctccctgccaACCTCCTGGCGCTGCGGGCCTTCGTGGGGCGCGTCCGCCAGCCCAACCCGGCACCCATCCACATCCTCCTGCTCAGCCTGACGCTGGCGgacctcctgctgctgctgctgctgcccttcAAGATGACGGAGGCCGCGTCTGACTTCCTCTGGTACCTGCCTGAGCTAGTCTGTGCCCTCACGGGTTTTGGCTTCTACAGTAGCATCTACTGCAGCACGTGGCTCCTGGCGGGCATCAGCATCGAGCGCTACCTGGGAGTGGCTTTCCCCGTGAAGTACAAGCTGTCCCGCCGGCCTGTGTATGGAGTGATTGCTGCCCTGATCTCCTGGATCGTGTCCTTTGGTCATTGCACCCTGGTGATCATCATTCAGTACTCGAACTCAACCCAGAGGGCCACAAATGAGAGTAGCATAACCTGCTATGAGAACTTCACCGCAGAGCAGCTGAAAGTGGTGCTTCCCATGCGGCTGGAGCTGTTCCTCGTCCTCTTCTTCATCCCCATGGTGGTCACCGTCTTCTGCTACTGGCGCTTTGTGTGGATCATGCTCACGCAGCCCCATGTGCAGGCCCAGAGGCGGCGCCGAGCTGTGGGGCTGGCTGTGGTGACCCTCCTTAATTTCCTGGTGTGCTTTGGGCCATATAACATATCCCACCTGGTGGGGTTCCACATGAAGGCAAGCCCCAGGTGGCGGGCAGAAGCTGTGGTATTGAGTTCCCTCAATGCCAGTCTGGACCCCttgcttttctatttctcttcttcagtCGTGCGCAGGGCCTTTGGAAAAGGGTTGCAGGCACTGCGGCATCAGGGCTCCTCCCTGCTGGGACGCAGAGGCAAAGAGACAGCAGAAGTGGCGAATGTGGACAGGGGTGTGAGTCAAGCAGAGGGAGCGCCGAGTTCTGACTTCACCACGGACTAA